The sequence CACGAAGCCGCCGCTGGCCGCGTCCACGTGCACGGGCACGTCCACTCCGCCGTCGGCGGCCAGCTTGTCCAGGGCCGCGCAGATCTCGCCGACCGGTTCGAGTTCACCGGTGTAGGTGGTGCCCAGGATCGCGACCACACCGATGGTGTCCTCGTCGACGTTCTCGAGCACCTGCTCGGGGGTGATGACGTAGCGGCCCTTCTCCATCGGCAGATACCGCGGCTCGACGTCGAAGTAGCGGCAGAACTTCTCCCACACCACCTGCACGTTGGAACCCAGCACCAGGTTCGGGGTGCGCCCCTTCCAGTCCTTGCCGACCCGCTCCCGCCACCGCCATTTCATCGCGAGCCCGGCCAGCATGACGGCCTCGCTGGAGCCGATGGTCGACACGCCGATCGCGCTGGACGGGTCGTCATCGCGCAGGTCTTCGGCATGGAACAGGTCGGCCACCATGCACACGCAGCGCTGCTCGATCGCCGCGGTCGCCGGATACTCGTCCTTGTCGATCATGTTCTTGTCGAACGTCTCGGCCATCAGCCTCTCGGCCTGCGGATCCATCCACGTCGTGACGAACGTCGCGAGGTTCAACCGGGAGCTGCCGTCGAGCATCAGCTCGTCGTGGATGAACCGGTAGGCCGCGTCGGGGTGCATCGACTCATCGGGCATCCGCAGCGACGGAACCGGCGCCATTTCCAGCCGCCCCGTATAGGCGGGCGCGACAATCGGTGCGGAAGTGCGCTTGCGCGGCATGACATACCCTTTCGTCTACAAACTGGCGATGGCACTGCGGATGTGCGCGAGGATTCGCGACGCTGAGGTGGGGGCGGCCTGCGGCCCCGGGTCGAGCGCGGACAGGTTCGCCGCGCGGCTGTGGACGAACGCCGCGGCGGCGGCGGCTTCCCCGGCGGGCAGGCCCGCCGCGAGCAGGGCGCCGATCATGCCCGACAGCACGTCACCGGATCCTGCTGTGGCAGCCCATGATTGATGGGCGGGGCTGAGGCAGACCGGGCCGCCGGGTTCGACGATGACGGTGACGTGGCCCTTGAGCAGCACGGTGGCGCCGAACCGGTCGGCCAGCCTGCGGGTGGCGCCGACGCGGTCCTGGCCCGGCGGTGAACCGGCCAGCCGCGCGAATTCACCTGCGTGCGGGGTCAACACGGTGGGAGCGGCGCGGTCGGCGACGAGCTCGGGATGCGCGGCCAGGATGGTGAGCGCGTCGGCGTCGACGATCACCGGCAGGTCGGTCTGCAAGGCGAACCACACGGCGGAGGCGCCGGCGTCGTCGGTACCCAGCCCGGGGCCGACCACCCACGACTGCACTCGACCGGATGCGCCTGCGCTCGGCGCGGCGATCACTTCCGGCCAGTGCGAAAGCACCTGTTGCACAGCGCTTCCTGCATATCGCACCATGCCCGACGTGGCTGCCACCGCGGCGCCCGCGCAAAGCACCGCGGCACCGGGATACGTCGCCGACCCGGCCAGCACACCGGTGACGCCCTGGGTGTACTTGTCGTCGGTGGGCCGGGGCACCGGCCAGCGCGCCTTGACGTCGGCTGCCTCCACCTCGAACATGTCCGAAGGCGCCAGATCCAGGCCGATGTCGACGAGCTCGACGCGGCCGCAATCGGCCAGCGCATGAACGGGTTTGAGGCCGCCGAAGGTGACGGTCAGCTTGGCGGTGACATGCGCACCCTCGGTGGCTCCGGTGTGGACGTCGATGCCGCTGGGGGTGTCCACGGCGACGACCGGGATGCCCGCGGCGTCGACGGCGGCGAACACCTCCGCGGCCCTGGGGCGCAACGGTCCGGACCCGGAGATGCCCACGATGCCGTCGATCACCAGATCGGTTGTCACCGGAACGCTTTGCACGATCTGCCCGCCCGCGCTGATGAACGCCGCCAGCGCCTTGGCATGGGTGCGATCGGGGTTCATCAGCACCGCGGACACGGTCGCACCGCGGCGGCGCAGGAAGGTCGCGGCCCACAGCGCATCGCCGCCGTTGTCGCCGGAGCCGACGACCGCGCAGATGCTTCGCCCGGCAACGCCTCCGGTGAGCTGGCCGAGCTCGCGCGCGATCGCGACGGACAGGCCGTAGGCGGCGCGGCGCATCAGGGCACCGTCGGGCAGGGACGCCAATAGCGGGGCTTCGGCCGCGCGGATCACATCAGCCGAGTAGTAGTACCGCATCCCCGTTACCCTACGACGGTCCCGGTCACCGAGGCTGACGTTTGCTACAAGTTCAGTTCCTGCGGTCGATGTGAGCCCAGAACGTGCCCGCACGGTCGGCGATCTGGGCCGCGTACTCGCCGTTGATGGCGTGGGAGGCGTCGGGCCACACTTCGACCTGTCCGCGCGGCAACAGGTTTCGCGCCCGCGCCGCCGCGCGGTCGGCGTCGTGCATCACGCTGCGGCCGCCGATGAGCGTCAACACCGGGATGGTGAGCGAGCGCAACTGCTCGTCGGTGATGAGTTTGGGCATCGCCTTGCGTATCACGTAATCGGTGGAGCCGGCGGAGATCAGTGCGGCCTCCGGCAGCGAGCCGTCGACCTCGGCGCCGCCGGAGATCCAGCTGAGCACTCGCCTGCGCAGACGGTCGGGAACCCCGGGCAGGAACAGCGCGGGCGAGGCCAGCACCGCCTTGGCGGCGATCGGGGCGAACGTGAACACCGGATCGAGCACCACCAGCGACGCGGCACGTCCTGGCCGGCGTACCGCATAGTTGACCACGGTCCAGCCGCCGATCGACACGCCCATGAGGTGCACGCGGTCCAGGTTCAGCGCACCGAGCGCGTCGTCAAGCCACTGCGCCTCATCGTCGGGTCCGGTGATCGGCTTGCGCTGCACGGACATTCCGGCCTCGCCGAGCAAGTCGACCCCGAGCACGGGCCGATGCGCCAGCAGCCCGGGGATGTTGGCCCGCCACATCGGCGTCGACGCGTTGCGCCCCGGCAGCACCATGACCGGCGTTCCCTCGGCCGGGCCGTCGAACCGGTAGATCCGCACGGTGCCGAATCGTGTTGGCACGTCGTGGGTTTGGCTGACCGGCGGCAAGTCGGCCATCGCCTTTCGATAAACGTCGTGGAAGTGGGCGCGGGCCCGGTCGTGCTTGAAGTCCCCGACCCGGCCCGGCACTATTCGACGGTGACCGACTTGGCCAGGTTGCGGGGCTTGTCGACGTCGTAGCCGCGGGCCTGCGCGACGCCGGCGGCGAAGACCTGCAGCGGGATGGTCGACAGCAGCGGCTGATACAGCGTCGACACCGTCGGTATCTCGATCAGGTGGTCGGCGTACGGCTGGATCGTGTCGTCGCCTTCCTCGGCGATCACGATGGTGATCGCGCCGCGCGCCTGGATCTCGCGGATGTTGGACAACAGCTTGGCGTGCAGCATCGGCGCGTTCTTCGGCGACGGCATCACCACGATGACCGGTAGGTCGTCTTCGATCAGCGCGATGGGGCCGTGCTTGAGCTCGCCTGCGGCGAAGCCCTCGGCGTGCATGTACGCGAGTTCCTTGAGCTTGAGCGCACCTTCGAGGGCCACGGGATAACCGACGTGGCGGCCGAGGAACAGCACGGTGTGCGACTGTGCGAACTTGTGCGCGAGTTCACGCACCGGCTCCATGACGTCCAGCACCCTGGCCACCAGGTCGGGCATGGCCTCCAGCTCGCGGTACTCGCGCTCCACCTCGTCGGGATACTTGGTGCCGCGGGCCTGCGCAAGTGCCAGGCCGACAAGGTAGTTGGCGGCGATCTGCGCGAGGAACGTCTTGGTGGACGCCACCCCGATCTCCGGTCCGGCACGGGTGTAGAGCACCGCGTCGCATTCCCGGGGGATCTGGCTGCCGTTGGTGTTACAGATGGCCAGCACCTTGGCCTTCTGCTCCTTGGCATGGCGCACCGCCTCGAGCGTGTCGGCGGTCTCACCGGACTGCGAGATCGCCACGACGAGGGTGTGCCGGTCCAAAACCGGGTCGCGGTACCGGAATTCACTGGCCAGCTCGGCCTCGACGGGCAGCCGCGTCCAATGCTCGATCGCGTACTTGGCGAGCAGCCCCGAGTGGAACGCGGTGCCGCAGGCCACCACGAAGACCTTGTCGATCTCGCGGAGCTCCTGATCGGAGAGCCGTTGCTCGTCGAGCACGATACGGCCGTCGGCGAAATGGCCGAGCAACGTGTCGGAGACGGCGGCGGGTTGCTCGGCGATCTCCTTGAGCATGAAGTACTCGTAGCCGCCCTTTTCGGCGGCCGAGATGTCCCAATCGATATGGAAGGACCGGGCACTCGCGCCGTCGTCGGCGCCGTTGAAGTCGGTGATGCGGTATCCGTCCGCGGTGACCACCACCGCCTGGTCCTGGCCCAGCTCGACGGCATCGCGGGTGTGCTCGATGAACGCCGCCACGTCCGAGCCGACGAACATCTCACCGTCGCCAACGCCCACCACCAACGGGGTCGAGCGTCGTGCGGCCACGATCGCGCCCGGGTCGTCGGCGTTGGCGAACACCAGCGTGAAGTGGCCCTCGAGTCGGCGCAGCACCGCCAGCGCGGACGCCGGGAAGTCGCCCGCCGTGGGCCCGTGCCGGTACTGCCAGGACACTAGGTGCACCGCGACCTCGGTGTCGGTGTCGCTGGCGAACTCCACCCCGGTCTGCTCGAGCTCGGCCCGAAGTGTGGCGTAGTTCTCGATGATGCCGTTGTGCACGACGGCGAACTTGCCGGTGCTGTCGCGGTGCGGATGGGCGTTGCGGTCGGTGGGCCGGCCATGGGTGGCCCAGCGGGTGTGGCCGAGCCCGGTGCTGCCCGCCAGGCTAGCCGCGTCGGTGGCGATGAGCTCGGCCTCCAGGTTGGCCAGCCGGCCCGCCCGCCGACGCACGGTGAGACCGCCTCGACCGTCGAGAAGAGCGACCCCCGACGAGTCGTATCCGCGATACTCCATCCGGCGGAGCGAGTCGACGACGATGTCGCAGGCAGGTCGTTGCCCCACGTAGCCGACGATTCCGCACATAGCCATAAAGGGTAGTGCAAGAGCTGGGTCACACCCGCTGCGCTACGGTTCGGTGGTGGCCAGCACGAAGAAGCTCTTCACCGCGTTGACCCGCCGCGGCCCGCACCGTGTTTTACGCGGTGACCTGGCATTTGCCGGTCTTCCCGGCGTGGTGTTCACCCCGGAGTCGGGGAAGAACCTCCCGGGGGTGGCGTTCGGTCACGATTGGGTGGCAAAAGCCGACCGCTATCACGGCACGTTGGAGCATCTGGCGTCGTGGGGCATCGTCGCGGCGGCTCCCGACACGGAGACGGGACTGGCCCCGTCGGTCCTCAACCTGGCCTTCGACCTGGGCACCGCGCTGGACATCATCACCGGCGTACGGCTGGGGCCAGGCAAGATCAGCGTGCACCCGACCAAGCTGGGGGTCGTCGGTCACGGTTTCGGCGGGTCGGCAGCGGTGTTCACGGCGGCGGGGATGCCGGCCGGACCGAACGCCCCGAAGGCCGTCGTCGCGGCGTTTCCCAGCGTGACCAGGCCGGCGGCAGAAGAGCCCGCGGCCACATTGAAAGTGCCCGGCCTGGTGCTGACCGCCCCGGGTGACCCGATGACCCTGCGGTCCAACGCGGTGGAACTGAGCCGGGTGTGGAAGACGGCCACGCTGCGGACGGTGAACAAGGCCAAGGCGGGCGGGCTGATCGAAGGCCGCCGACTGGCCCGTGCGGTGGGGCTGCCCGGCGCCGATCGCAGCACCCAGAAGGTGGTGCGGGCGTTGATGACGGGCTATCTGCTGCACCTACTGACCGGCGACAAGACCTACCGCGACTTCGCCGACCCGGCAGCGGCGCTACCCAAGGCCCCGGCGGTCGACCCGTTCGCCGAGGATCCGGTGGATCTGGAGAACAAGGTCATCGCGCTGTTGAAACCCTAGCCCTTCTGAAACCCTAGGAGCCGTACCGCTGTGCGCACCGGAATCTTTCTGAGTTACGCCGGCGGCTTCCTCGATGCCGTCGACGAGGTCGTGGAGCTGGAGAAAGTCGGCGTCGACATCGCGTTGGTGGCCGAGGCGTACTCCTTTGACGCGATCAGCCAGCTGGGCTTCCTGGCGGCGCGGACTTCCCGGATCGAGTTGGGCACCGGCGTGGTGCCGATCTACATCCGCACGCCCACATTGCTTGCGATGACGGCCGCGGGTCTCGACTACGTCTCCGGTGGCCGGTTCCGGCTGGGCATCGGCACGTCGGGGCCGCAGGTGATGGAGGGTTTCCACGGTGTGCCGTTCGACGCGCCGTTGGGCCGCACCCGCGAGGTCGTGGAGATCTGCAGACAGGTCTGGCGTCGCGAAAACGTGCAGTACGACGGCAAGCATTACCAGATCCCATTGCCTGCGGACCGGGGCACCGGTCTGGGTAAGCCCCTGCACTTGA comes from Mycolicibacterium pulveris and encodes:
- a CDS encoding glutamate decarboxylase, giving the protein MPRKRTSAPIVAPAYTGRLEMAPVPSLRMPDESMHPDAAYRFIHDELMLDGSSRLNLATFVTTWMDPQAERLMAETFDKNMIDKDEYPATAAIEQRCVCMVADLFHAEDLRDDDPSSAIGVSTIGSSEAVMLAGLAMKWRWRERVGKDWKGRTPNLVLGSNVQVVWEKFCRYFDVEPRYLPMEKGRYVITPEQVLENVDEDTIGVVAILGTTYTGELEPVGEICAALDKLAADGGVDVPVHVDAASGGFVVPFLHPDLEWDFRLPRVVSINVSGHKYGLTYPGIGFVVWRSAEHLPEDLVFRVNYLGGDMPTFTLNFSRPGNQVVGQYYNFLRLGRAGYGQVMQSLSQTARWLGDQLRESEHFEVITDGSAIPVVSFKLAGDFGYTEFDVSHTLRAYGWQVPAYTMPENATDVAVLRIVVREGFSADLARALRDDLTTVLSSLDELKPGGHFNSMQPFAH
- a CDS encoding NAD(P)H-hydrate dehydratase, yielding MRYYYSADVIRAAEAPLLASLPDGALMRRAAYGLSVAIARELGQLTGGVAGRSICAVVGSGDNGGDALWAATFLRRRGATVSAVLMNPDRTHAKALAAFISAGGQIVQSVPVTTDLVIDGIVGISGSGPLRPRAAEVFAAVDAAGIPVVAVDTPSGIDVHTGATEGAHVTAKLTVTFGGLKPVHALADCGRVELVDIGLDLAPSDMFEVEAADVKARWPVPRPTDDKYTQGVTGVLAGSATYPGAAVLCAGAAVAATSGMVRYAGSAVQQVLSHWPEVIAAPSAGASGRVQSWVVGPGLGTDDAGASAVWFALQTDLPVIVDADALTILAAHPELVADRAAPTVLTPHAGEFARLAGSPPGQDRVGATRRLADRFGATVLLKGHVTVIVEPGGPVCLSPAHQSWAATAGSGDVLSGMIGALLAAGLPAGEAAAAAAFVHSRAANLSALDPGPQAAPTSASRILAHIRSAIASL
- a CDS encoding alpha/beta fold hydrolase — translated: MPGRVGDFKHDRARAHFHDVYRKAMADLPPVSQTHDVPTRFGTVRIYRFDGPAEGTPVMVLPGRNASTPMWRANIPGLLAHRPVLGVDLLGEAGMSVQRKPITGPDDEAQWLDDALGALNLDRVHLMGVSIGGWTVVNYAVRRPGRAASLVVLDPVFTFAPIAAKAVLASPALFLPGVPDRLRRRVLSWISGGAEVDGSLPEAALISAGSTDYVIRKAMPKLITDEQLRSLTIPVLTLIGGRSVMHDADRAAARARNLLPRGQVEVWPDASHAINGEYAAQIADRAGTFWAHIDRRN
- the glmS gene encoding glutamine--fructose-6-phosphate transaminase (isomerizing), with protein sequence MCGIVGYVGQRPACDIVVDSLRRMEYRGYDSSGVALLDGRGGLTVRRRAGRLANLEAELIATDAASLAGSTGLGHTRWATHGRPTDRNAHPHRDSTGKFAVVHNGIIENYATLRAELEQTGVEFASDTDTEVAVHLVSWQYRHGPTAGDFPASALAVLRRLEGHFTLVFANADDPGAIVAARRSTPLVVGVGDGEMFVGSDVAAFIEHTRDAVELGQDQAVVVTADGYRITDFNGADDGASARSFHIDWDISAAEKGGYEYFMLKEIAEQPAAVSDTLLGHFADGRIVLDEQRLSDQELREIDKVFVVACGTAFHSGLLAKYAIEHWTRLPVEAELASEFRYRDPVLDRHTLVVAISQSGETADTLEAVRHAKEQKAKVLAICNTNGSQIPRECDAVLYTRAGPEIGVASTKTFLAQIAANYLVGLALAQARGTKYPDEVEREYRELEAMPDLVARVLDVMEPVRELAHKFAQSHTVLFLGRHVGYPVALEGALKLKELAYMHAEGFAAGELKHGPIALIEDDLPVIVVMPSPKNAPMLHAKLLSNIREIQARGAITIVIAEEGDDTIQPYADHLIEIPTVSTLYQPLLSTIPLQVFAAGVAQARGYDVDKPRNLAKSVTVE
- a CDS encoding dienelactone hydrolase family protein, with the protein product MASTKKLFTALTRRGPHRVLRGDLAFAGLPGVVFTPESGKNLPGVAFGHDWVAKADRYHGTLEHLASWGIVAAAPDTETGLAPSVLNLAFDLGTALDIITGVRLGPGKISVHPTKLGVVGHGFGGSAAVFTAAGMPAGPNAPKAVVAAFPSVTRPAAEEPAATLKVPGLVLTAPGDPMTLRSNAVELSRVWKTATLRTVNKAKAGGLIEGRRLARAVGLPGADRSTQKVVRALMTGYLLHLLTGDKTYRDFADPAAALPKAPAVDPFAEDPVDLENKVIALLKP